Proteins encoded by one window of Cloeon dipterum chromosome 4, ieCloDipt1.1, whole genome shotgun sequence:
- the ASPP gene encoding apoptosis-stimulating of p53 protein 2 isoform X9, with protein sequence MAGRQQRQIDSQRQLLAAKEQRLLYLKQQDVRSHAAAAEQERLRRLRAKVEAQELKLRKLRILRGQVDQNRVSNSALTSDLDSIRALFNEKEKELCMAVAKVEELTRQLEEVKRGRAASTGANNANNGPSVAALELEKLRRELMYRNKLNEQQSQKLSQQRDAITARHEEMARIDARISELQERLHRKRVLNQQLASQLSQQQSTGGPNFNAVPRNSSRPNIAAVEPFIRRRNPPMAPEAPPPQLSKSDPKYQTLPYNTKFAASLAASRAASKAAEQQNQDLQPNMNNNNNNVNNNNNYNNMVNLVHSAPTVANAKKGLAIGVSQEQQEQNANQPSQQQQRLQSGPAYVPPPPPPAPAGSRGQPVGGASNGVRSHRLSGSELAQNVASMVQQVAGASHLPHAGQQQQEPVTSAPSTPLSTQQRPVSSVAPSVVSTPNQQQTPAMPPPAQKPSPIYQGKSQNSGAVLQNLTLSPPQSTSTPLGTPDGHSEGATTTKTRPALPPKPAPPPRLLQQLLQQQQQQNSQQNSPNEEAGSPVPPPPPVTDPPSDEPQTSPGQQQRSNSELPIKARPLVLKKPLMAVEQPKLKASVASNRRIEMPPAFLFPENEPPPADLSPHLSDPPLKETSVDEPDRVMSNEEKLDNVDLMNNINQEHLSGEQLAKRARKGGLKIKGASKAQAAMRRVSFDPLALLLDASLEGELELVKRTAGQVTNPSAANDEGITALHNAICAGHFEIVKFLVQFGCDVNAQDSDGWTPLHCAASCNNLAMVKFLVEHGACIFATTHSDTETAAEKCEEDEEGFDGCSEYLYSVQEKLGILNQGVVYAVYDYEAHNSDELSFNDGEQLVVLRKGDELEREWWWSKINNKEGYVPRNLLGLYPRVKPNKQE encoded by the exons CCTCCGACTTGGACTCGATACGAGCCTTATTCAATGAGAAGGAAAAGGAGCTTTGCATGGCCGTGGCCAAAGTGGAGGAGTTGACCCGTCAGCTGGAGGAGGTCAAGAGGGGCCGAGCCGCCTCCACCGGAGCTAATAACGCTAATAATGGGCCCTCTGTAGCAGCGTTGGAGCTTGAAAAGCTTCGCCGAGAACTGATG TACCGCAACAAACTGAATGAGCAACAGAGTCAAAAGCTGAGTCAACAGCGGGACGCGATCACGGCGCGCCACGAAGAAATGGCTCGGATAGACGCGCGAATCTCGGAGCTGCAGGAGCGGCTTCACCGCAAACGCGTGCTAAACCAGCAACTGGCCTCGCAGCTGTCCCAGCAGCAGTCGACGGGCGGTCCCAATTTTAACGCGGTGCCGCGCAACTCGAGCAGGCCCAACATCGCGGCCGTGGAGCCGTTCATCCGGAGACGGAATCCCCCGATGGCGCCGGAGGCCCCACCGCCGCAGCTCAGCAAAAGCGACCCCAAGTACCAGACGTTGCCATACAACACCAAGTTCGCGGCCTCGCTGGCCGCCAGCAGGGCGGCCAGCAAGGCGGCTGAGCAGCAGAACCAGGACCTCCAGCCCaacatgaataataataacaacaacgtgaacaataacaacaattaCAATAATATGGTCAACCTGGTGCACAGCGCCCCGACCGTTGCCAACGCCAAAAAGGGATTGGCGATTGGTGTGAGTCAGGAGCAGCAGGAGCAAAACGCAAATCAACCCTCTCAACAACAGCAAAG aCTACAAAGTGGTCCTGCGTACGTGCCCCCACCACCACCTCCGGCCCCTGCTGGTTCCAGGGGCCAACCGGTCGGCGGTGCCAGCAATGGGGTCCGCTCGCACAGGCTGAGCGGCTCGGAATTGGCCCAAAATGTGGCCTCCATGGTGCAACAGGTGGCAGGCGCCAGTCACTTGCCCCATGCAGGTCAGCAGCAACAAGAGCCGGTGACCTCTGCCCCCAGCACCCCGCTCTCCACGCAACAG CGCCCAGTGAGCAGTGTGGCTCCATCCGTGGTTTCTACGCCCAACCAACAGCAGACGCCTGCGATGCCACCTCCTGCACAAAAGCCTTCCCCCATCTACCAGGGTAAAAGCCAAAACTCTGGAGCTGTCTTGCAA AACCTCACCTTGTCCCCGCCTCAAAGTACCTCAACTCCTCTTGGCACTCCCGATGGCCACTCAGAAGGCGCCACGACCACAAAAACGCGGCCTGCTTTGCCACCAAAGCCCGCGCCACCACCTCGCCTACTCCAACAGCTCttgcaacaacagcagcaacagaaCTCGCAGCAAAATTCTCCGAATGAGGAGGCGGGTTCGCCCgtgccgccgcctccacccgTGACGGACCCCCCATCGGACGAGCCGCAGACTTCACCGGGTCAGCAGCAGAGGAGCAACAGTGAGTTGCCCATTAAGGCTCGCCCTTTGGTGCTCAAAAAACCTTTGATGGCAGTCGAGCAGCCCAAGCTGAAGGCCTCAGTCGCCAGCAACAGGCGAATCGAAATGCCGCCAGCCTTCCTGTTCCCCGAGAACGAACCGCCACCGGCTGACCTCAGCCCGCACTTGTCTGACCCTCCCTTGAAGGAGACCTCGGTGGACGAGCCGGACAGGGTGATGTCCAACGAGGAGAAGCTGGACAATGTCGACCTCATGAATAACATCAATCAGGAGCATTTGT CTGGAGAGCAGCTAGCCAAGAGAGCAAGAAAAGGTGGCCTTAAAATCAAGGGAGCTTCCAAAGCACAG GCTGCTATGAGAAGAGTGAGCTTTGATCCTCTCGCCCTCCTGCTCGACGCTTCCCTCGAAGGTGAACTCGAGCTGGTGAAGAGGACGGCGGGGCAGGTGACGAACCCCAGTGCCGCCAACGACGAGGGCATCACGGCGCTCCACAACGCAATCTGTGCTGGCCACTTTGAGATAGTCAAGTTTCTAGTGCAGTTTGGTTGTGATGTCAATGCCCAAGACAGTGATGGATG GACTCCGCTCCACTGCGCGGCCTCTTGCAATAATCTTGCCATGGTCAAGTTCCTCGTGGAGCATGGCGCCTGCATTTTCGCCACGACTCATTCCGATACTGAAACAGCGGCTGAAAAATGCGAGGAGGACGAGGAAGGTTTCGACGGCTGCTCCGAGTACCTGTACA GTGTGCAAGAGAAATTGGGTATCCTGAATCAAGGAGTAGTCTACGCCGTCTATGACTATGAAGCCCACAACAGTGATGAGCTGAGCTTCAATGATGGCGAGCAGCTTGTTGTTCTCAGAAAAGGAGACGAGCTTGAACGAGAATGGTGGTGGTCGAAGATAAATAACAAGGAAGGATACGTCCCTCGGAATCTTCTGGGA TTGTATCCTCGGGTGAAACCCAACAAGCAAGAATGA